The genomic stretch TGCCAACTGGTAAGGATTTCTTTAAAGTTCGTAAAAAGCCCGCTAGGCGCAGGCAATGAGTGCGCATCCTTGCGCAGGGGAGTTGATGCAGGAGCATCGGGATAGGGGCTGGCAACCACACCAGCAATTAGGGAATGACCCTATCCTTTATGGTCTGCTTACATCGCATGTTTTGGATACCCTATCCCGATGCGCCCTGGCAGCCAGGGCGCGCACACAGGTTGAATAAACTTAAAAATAACGTGGGGGCATGATGCTCTCCTGCTGATATCCGGCTCTTGATCATTGGGCTGGCCGGTGACGCCCGAGCTTTTGGTCTTTGCGGTAGTATTTGCCGTCATCGGGGCGGACGCATTGCCGTGTGATCCCCTGATAGCGATGCAGTGGCCGGATCGCTCGCCCGGCTGCGATATTTAAAGCGAGTCGCTACCCTCGCATGCTCTGCCGCTGTGAACGGCCTACTTGGCTTGAGGCGGATGGCCTACACTGCATCCAGATACCCCTTGGTGCTTCCCTGAGTCCCGACAGGGCAAGAGGTATGTGGATGCCGCCTGTATTCTCGGCCCAGGCGGCAGGCTCTTGGCCGCGTTACCCAGCGGGTCGGGGGCCTTGCTCTGATAGCTCTTGGCGCTCTATTCGCTCATACTCGGCAGCAAGCAGGGCCATGGCCTTGATGATGTTGCGCTTGGGATCTTCGCTAGGCTTCCACCAATGCTCTGGCCACGGCCAGAATGCTGGCGACTGCCAATCAAGCGCTGATTTTCCACCGCGCACTATGTCCTCGCATATTGCTGCGTAACTAGCGCCTGCTGCTGCTAAATCTCCGTCTACATACTCGTCGTCATGGCTGTAGCTAAAACCTTCCTCGTTAATTTGTCGCTGACGCTCTTTAGCGGCTTTTTCAAAAGCGTTACTCATACCCACCTCATGTTGATGAGCGGCTAAGCGTACTTCCAATGGCTCAAGCCGATGATTTTTTGATGTGAGCTATCAAACGTGACAATGCCTTCGTGCTTCTCGGAACCCTTATCCCAAAACGTCGTCATCCAGACATGTGACATTTCGCCATGCGCATTTTTAGCGCCCAGGTTGTTGGTAACGATGATGTGCTTGTTCTTTTCGGGCTTAGCTTCTGCAAAAGAAGTAAATTCCTCTGGCTTCATAACGCTCTCCTGTTAATCCGTGAAACATCGGGATGGGCGTCAGGATTCGAACCTGATAGGCCGCTAGGCCAGCGATCCCTGCATAGGTAAGCGCACTTCACCACAGTGTCATCACCCATCCCGATGCGCCCTGTCGCCAAGGCGCAATCTTGTCCCGATATTTCGACAGCCTCGGGTCGGCGTACTCCTGACGCGCTCTCGCAGATCCAATCCACTACGGCGGGGCAGGCTTATCAGATTGTTAAAGAGCCATGGCGGGCTGTCTGTTTCGCTGTGCGTCAGTGCCGCTGCCATGACTCAAATGTAAGCCATACTTACCTATGCCGTCAACACAAAAGTAAGCGTATCTTTCAATTTAAAGGTAAGTCATTGTTTCAATACGCACAAAAAAACCCGCTCAATGGCGGGCTTGGTTAGCTGTGCTTATTTTTAGGGGGGTTACTGCCTTCGGAGGGTCATTTGCGCCATGACCACACCAATGATTCGGCAATCCTCGGTGAAGTCCATGTATTGCTCTCGCCAATCCTTGTTGAGCACCTTGAGCATCGGGCCTACACCTGGCTCGATGATGTAGCGCTTGAACGTGGCCTCTGCCCCACCATGCTGCTCGCACTGAACAACCACGTCGTCGCCTGATACGGGCTCGACGTCAGGATCGACAAAGATCAGCGTCCCTGGCGGGTACACTTCGATCATTGATTCGCCACGCACACGCAGCCCAAACGCTCTTGGGCCGCAGGTCGGCGGCGCTGGATAGTATTCGAGGTCATCAACCACGGGGCAAAACGTCTCAGTCCATGCTCCGGCTTGCACCCAGCTTATCAGCGGCACCTGCCCCCGCATCTTGGGCGCTTCATCAAAATCATCCGTTTTGACACCTGAGCCAGTAAAGAAATAGATCAGCGGCTTGTTCGTTGCGGTCGCTACGTTTCGCAGATTCTCCGCTGACGGGCTTGTACGCCCTTTCTCCCACTGGGCTACAGCCGGACGAGAAACGCCCAGCACGGCGGCCAACTGCTGCTGTGTCAGCCCCGCCTCTTTTCTGGCTCGCGTTATTCGCTGCCCTACTTTCTCGTCTTCGGTCATGCCCTCACCAATAGGCGTGTAATTGCCTCTCAGTCTGAAAGCATCGCTTACATCTGGCAACGGAAGAATGCCTTGCCCGATTGGGTAAGTATGGCTTACACTTTGACCAATTACGTTAAGCATGGATTTCCCTATGACCCCGGAACAAGCAATGCAAGAGGCGCTTCGCCTAGCTGGCGGCCCGGTTGCTCTCTCCCGATCCATCGGAATCAGCTCCCAGGCCATCTCCCAATGGAAGGTCGTTCCGGCAGCTCGGGTTATGGCTGTTGTGAAAGCCACCAAAGGAAAGATCAAGGCTAGCCAATTGCGTCCTGACGTGTTCGGCGCTGTTGCCGCCTAACCACACCCCTATCTTAGCGCCCCGGCAAAGCCTGGGTAGGTTCCAGAAAGAGCGAGTTTCATACATGGATAAATTGACAGCAATGATTCAGGCGGTGGCAGAAGACTACGGCCACAAGCGCCTCGCTGATGACCTGGGCTGCTCCTACAACGGCCTACTGAATCAGCTCAACCCGAACAACGACCGCCCTATTTCGTTGCGCAAGTTCTGGCAGATGGCGCGGTTCACCAAAGACCCGCGTTTGGTGGAAGCGCTGTTGGACGAGATGGGCATGGTGGCCACGCCTGTCGCTCAAGAGTTCAGCGACATCGAGGAAGAGATCAAGGAATTGCTGATGGATCAGCACGAGGTGATAGCGAGTTTCGTTGCAGCGATCCGCGCCGCCAAGGCTGACGGGGAGATCTGTGACAAGGAGCTGGCCGAAATCCGCAGCTATCGGAAGGAGGTGGCCGTAAAGGCAAACACGGTAATGAGCCGCATCGAAGCGATGCACAAAAACGGGAAGGCCGCGCTGAAGGCGGTCCAGTAACGAAAAAGCCCACCAATTCGCTGGGGAGCGTGGCGGGCCTAATCAACTAACTAAAGATGGTGAAGACATTATGGCTACTGAATATGGATTTGTCTACGTTCTTGCCAACCCTGCTATGCCAGGGCTCTACAAGATCGGATTCACGACTCAATCGGTGCAAGTGCGCATCTCTGAACTGTCACGCGGTACGTCAGTGCCAGCGGCCTTCTACAAGGTGTTGGATATCACTACCTACAATCCCGCCGCTGTGGAGCGTGATGTTCACCTGTTTCTTCGAAACTCACGCAGCAATGCGCGCCGTGAGTTCTTTCAATTTACCAGCGACACAGAAGCGGCGGCGTCTGTTCTGGTAGCTGCTGGCCAATCTAGGTTCTATCAGCCTGTCACGGATAACCGCGCTGGTGATGCGCTGCATGCGATACCTGAGCCTGTCGTACAAATGACATATGAGGAAATTGAGCGCCGCAAGACTGAAGGCAAGGTTGCCATCAAATCCCTCATGGCGATTCTAGACGGGGGAAGCGCGCAATGAGCAATCTAGCCTACCTACCTGGACACGAACCCGATCAGGTGCCCGAAGAGCAACCAAGGGGCCCTCAATTGGAAAACGGCTATGTACGCATTAGTCATGAGGTAATGCGCGCACTTGGACGCGCTAGGCTGCGTGGCTCCGAATACCCCATCGTCCTATTCATCATTGATGAAACGTGGGGGTGGCACGTAAAGCATAAAGTGCTTCGCACTAGCTACATCGCAAAGGGTCTTGGAATCCCTGCAACAAGCGTCTCTGAAGCGGTTGCGGAACTTCTTCGCCGCCGTGTTCTTTACCGTGTTGGCGATAGCCAGGGCCCTATTGGTTTCAATAAAAATTATGACCAATGGCAGAGCAAATCAAGCGCATCTAAAAGGGTTAAGCGAGCCAATCAAGAATCGGGAATGATTCACCATAATGCCGAACAACTCGTTCACGATAATGGTGAACAATTCATTCACCAAAACCGTGAATCTAATAAAGATAGGAAAGATAGGAAAGATATTAACCCCTTGTCGGACTCGTCCGACGAGCACGTGTCGAACGATCTTGAATCTCTTTTCAACGAGTTTTGGCAAGCAGGTCTACCGAAGGAC from Halomonas meridiana encodes the following:
- a CDS encoding GIY-YIG nuclease family protein, with the translated sequence MATEYGFVYVLANPAMPGLYKIGFTTQSVQVRISELSRGTSVPAAFYKVLDITTYNPAAVERDVHLFLRNSRSNARREFFQFTSDTEAAASVLVAAGQSRFYQPVTDNRAGDALHAIPEPVVQMTYEEIERRKTEGKVAIKSLMAILDGGSAQ
- a CDS encoding phage regulatory CII family protein produces the protein MDKLTAMIQAVAEDYGHKRLADDLGCSYNGLLNQLNPNNDRPISLRKFWQMARFTKDPRLVEALLDEMGMVATPVAQEFSDIEEEIKELLMDQHEVIASFVAAIRAAKADGEICDKELAEIRSYRKEVAVKANTVMSRIEAMHKNGKAALKAVQ
- a CDS encoding LexA family transcriptional regulator, with the protein product MTEDEKVGQRITRARKEAGLTQQQLAAVLGVSRPAVAQWEKGRTSPSAENLRNVATATNKPLIYFFTGSGVKTDDFDEAPKMRGQVPLISWVQAGAWTETFCPVVDDLEYYPAPPTCGPRAFGLRVRGESMIEVYPPGTLIFVDPDVEPVSGDDVVVQCEQHGGAEATFKRYIIEPGVGPMLKVLNKDWREQYMDFTEDCRIIGVVMAQMTLRRQ
- a CDS encoding replication protein, whose protein sequence is MSNLAYLPGHEPDQVPEEQPRGPQLENGYVRISHEVMRALGRARLRGSEYPIVLFIIDETWGWHVKHKVLRTSYIAKGLGIPATSVSEAVAELLRRRVLYRVGDSQGPIGFNKNYDQWQSKSSASKRVKRANQESGMIHHNAEQLVHDNGEQFIHQNRESNKDRKDRKDINPLSDSSDEHVSNDLESLFNEFWQAGLPKDGKKPAKQKFIALLKKQSDPAAFTARLIDDIRTRLDAAVPGFAKLHPKTYLNQQRWEDELPERCPHVAIIEAWNTEMPAHIEKVSPEDWTPDSHGFQALANAWHNFKTKPRSSTGKPVFTQEPEGIEFYREVFRRLAAVDRIHREESARWCRLSWAVKQQETIKIFKGEIA
- a CDS encoding Cro/CI family transcriptional regulator; protein product: MTPEQAMQEALRLAGGPVALSRSIGISSQAISQWKVVPAARVMAVVKATKGKIKASQLRPDVFGAVAA